Part of the Bacteroidota bacterium genome, TGCCTCTCGCTGCTAGGCGAACAATTAGGAGTATCACAATTGCTCACGGGCAATATCAAAAACATGGGTGGACAGATTATCATTACCCTCAAAATTTGGGACATCAGAGAAAAGAAGTTTGCCAAAGTGGAAGTATCCGAGTTTTTGGATATTAATACCGAGCTCCGCAAGATGTTGCAAATATCAATGAACAACCTATTGGGCATTAAAAACGATACCCTCATTGTTTCCAAACTTACCAAGCCAAATGATTTTGCCAACGAACTAAACAATCCTTATCAATTACGCCTACGCAGCGATGGCCCACGAATGGGTTTTGCGGCCTTCGCGGGAGAAAAAGGCAACCGACTGAAAGCCAAACCAGCCGATGGTGGTTATAATCTTACCCCAGTCATGTTTCAGTTTGGCTACCAGTTCGAAAAACAATACCTCAACTCGGGCAACTTCCAAGCATTGTTTGAATTCGTACCTATGATAACAGGGCTTGACCAAGGTAAAGCTTTTGTTAGCTTAGTTATAATGAACGGCTTGCGTAACAATAAAAACGGATGGGAAATAGCATTTGGACCATCACTTACCGTGGCCAAATTTGCATACGGATATTACGATGCCGCAGGCAACTGGACCCTTGGCGACAATTTCGGAATGGTTTCTTCTAACAATATAATAAGAAGGCTGGATAGCCGAGGCACCCCGCAGTTTACTTCTTCATTTGTAATTGCCGCAGGTCGCACTTTTAAGTCAGGCAAACTTAATATACCTTTAAATGCCTACATAGTGCCCAGCCGCCACAGTGTTCAGTTTGGTCTTTCCTTCGGCTTTAACTCACGCGATAGGTACGAACCCAATAAAAAATAATTTTGCTTGTGACTCAGTATATAGAACGCTCCGAGAGGGGCGTTTTTTTTTGTCATCGAATATAATTTATCCTTGCCCCCGCCACAACTAATCTCCCAAAAATCCCCCGTCGTCCCTTAATTTTGCGATCCTTTATATGAAATGGTTCAAAATATATGATTTTGTGATGGACGGAGCCGAACCACAAGCCATCTATAGTGTTCGCACTGTTGAGGTAAACAATAAACTGATATGCTTGGGCAGATTGCCCGATGGATATTTTGCAGTGTCAGATAAATGCCCCCATGCGAGCGGCCGCCTAGGCTTGGGCAAATGTACCCCCGAGGGCAAGGTAGAATGCCCTCACCACCGCTACAAGTATGATATGAAAACAGGACAAGGAAACCCCGAGCAGGGCGATTATGTAGAAACCTTTACCACAGAAACCCGCCACGACGGCGTATGGATAACCCTCGATAAACACAGAGATGACAACCAGCCGTGGTGGAAAACGATTTTTAAGAAATAGTTGCGGGTTGTGAGTGGCCAGTTGCGAGACCATTCGCCGAAAGCAACTCTGGCAACGCGTAACTAAAATTAAAAATAACAATTGTAAAATTAAAAATGAATTATAATATTCCCTTCAAGAAACTCCTTGAAACCTTCGAACACAAAAAACCAGAAATCGTATTTGAATGGAACGACCGCGAAACAGAAGCCCGTGGTTGGATAGTGATAAACAGCCTGCGTGGCGGTGCTGCTGGTGGTGGCACACGCATGCGTAAAGGGCTAGACCAACGCGAAGTAGAATCCTTGGCCAAAACCATGGAAGTGAAGTTTAGTATATGTGGCCCAAATATAGGAGGAGCCAAATCGGGTATCAACTTCGACCCAGCAGATCCTCGGAAAGAAGGGGTGCTTAAGCGTTGGTATCAAGCCGTGATGCCTTTGCTCAAAACCTATTACGGCACAGGCGGCGATTTGAATGTAGACGAGATACACGAAGTAATTCCTATTACATCTTCGTATGGATTGCTACACCCACAAGAAGGAGTGGTGAATGGCCATTTGAAAGCCGATGGG contains:
- a CDS encoding Rieske 2Fe-2S domain-containing protein, with amino-acid sequence MKWFKIYDFVMDGAEPQAIYSVRTVEVNNKLICLGRLPDGYFAVSDKCPHASGRLGLGKCTPEGKVECPHHRYKYDMKTGQGNPEQGDYVETFTTETRHDGVWITLDKHRDDNQPWWKTIFKK